The following proteins are co-located in the Lagenorhynchus albirostris chromosome 2, mLagAlb1.1, whole genome shotgun sequence genome:
- the LOC132515716 gene encoding uncharacterized protein LOC132515716, protein MGQTVTTPLSLTLSHWTEVRARAHNFSVEVKKGKWQTLCASEWPTFQIGWPPEGSFLLDKIKLLKSKIFNIDPHGHPDQVPYVLVWEDLILSPPPWVRPFVSSTGTSAHTSAASEILALKKNPNTEKLPDAPDPPKAIYPDPQSDLLLLDSPPPYPPAPNPLPPRGPPAPLPSAPREPSMMEEERGPSAGTRSRRAISPDSTALPLREYGPPDGQGNRPLQYWPFSSADLYNWKMHNPTFSENPQALTALIESLVFSHQPTWDDCQQLLQTLLTTEERQRVLLEARKNVLGANGQPTQLPNEIDVGFPLVRPNWDFNAPEDSLP, encoded by the exons atgggacaaactgtgacgactcctctttcccttaccctaagccattggaccgaagttcgggccagagcccataatttttcggtagaggtgaagaaaggaaagtggcagactttgtgtgcctctgaatggccaacatttcagataggatggccccccgaaggatcctttttattagacaagattaagctgctgaagtctaagatatttaatatagatccccacggacatccagaccaagtaccatatgtcttggtctgggaagatttaattctctccccacctccgtgggtccggccctttgtttcctcaacaggTACGTCCGCGCACACATCAGCAGCGTCGGAGATATTAGccttaaagaaaaaccccaacacgGAAAAGCTACCTGACGCCCCGGATCCACCGAAGGCGATTTATCCTGACCCGCAGTCCGATTTGCTCCTTttggattccccacccccttatcctccggccccaaatcccctaccacctagaggacccccagctccactgccctcggcaccaagggaaccatccatgatggaagaagaaaggggtcccTCAGCGGGCACTAGGAGCCGGAGGGCTATCTCCCCGGACTCCACTGCCCTACCTCTTAGAGAGTATGGCCCCCCCGACGGCCAAGGGAATAGACCTCTCCAATACtggcccttttcctctgcagatctttataattggaaaatgcataacccaactttttccgaaaatccacaggcccttaccgctttaatagaatctcttgttttctcccaccagcccacatgggatgattgtcagcagctgcttcagactctcctaacgactgaggagaggcaacgggttcttttagaagccagaaaaaatgtattaggcgCCAATGGGCAACCTACCCAGCTGCCTAACGAGATTGATGTTGGTTTCCCACTCGTCAGGCCAAACTGGGATTTCAATGCCCCGGAAG actctctcccctga